The genomic stretch GTATAACCCTCATGGCTTTGTAGTCAATCAACTTGTTCTTGACCACCTCTCTCGGGAGTAGAAGTACAACCTTGCGGTTGAACATTCTTTTGAGCACTCCATTCTTATCTCTCTTGGTGGCTTTGGAGTTGCGTACGGTTATTTCATATCCCAGAAATTTAGCTTTTTCTTGTGCTTGGGTTATAAGCGTTTTCTCTGCCGACAGTTCAAGTTTTAGCTTATCTTTCATGAATTGTGTGATATTCGCTTTGATTTGCCCACATTCTTCATGGCTGCCGACAACCCCAATCAAGAAATCGTCTGCGTATCTGACATATTTCAACCGTCTGTACTCTTCATCCATTTCCATGACACAAGGCATTTGTTGCATCTGTCGGTAATACCCTTTGATTTTATCAATAAGGTCTTTCCGTACCTTTGTATCGGTTTCGGATTTCAGTTTCTTTTCCAGCTTGTTCTTACGGTCTTTAATCCGACGGTAATCCTTATCCAATCTTCTGCTTGCGCCTTTATTGAAAGATTGGGCGTATACCTCCATGTACTTGTCGAACTTGTCAAGGTAAATATTAGCCAGTATGGGACTAATGATGCCGCCTTGCGGAGTTCCACTGTACGTGTGTCTGTATTTCCAATTTTCAATATACCCAGCGTTCAGAAATTTACGGATGAGCCTTATGAACCTCCCGTCCGCTATGCGTTCTTCGAGTATGCCAATCAGAACGTTATGGTCTATGTTGTCGAAGAAGCCTTTTATGTCCCCCTCTATAAACCATTTTGTTCCGAGAAACGTATCTTGAATTTGGGTTAATGCAGTCTGGCAACTCCTACGTGGTCTGAATCCATGTGAGGTATTTTCAAAACTTCCCTCGTATATGGCTTCCAGTATCATGTGTACCACTTCCTGCACCAACTTGTCTTCAAAAGACGGGATGCCCAACGGGCGTTTCTTTCCGTTCTTCTTAGGGATATAGACCCTTTTGGCTGGGTTGGGTTTGTAACTTTCGTCTCTAAGCTTGGAGATTAGATTTTCTATTCTCTGAATACTCATTTCGTCAACTGTCTTGCCGTCTGTCCCAGCGGTCATATTGCCCTGTTTGGCATAGATTCGCTGGTAGGCGGTATAGAACATCTGTTCATTGAATAGAATACGATACAACCGTTCGAACTTATAGCCCGATACATTGCTGTGTTTCACTAAGTTGTTCAATACATTCTTTGGATTTCTCATAATGTCTCTCACATTTTCCTTTGATTATATTGATTATATAACTGCTTCCCTTCGCCATGTGCAGGGCATTACCCTGCTCGGACTACTACGGAAGCTCCGTTGCCATGCCGAATATTCAAGAACGACTTCTATAGCCTTTCGGCGTTTCGGTTTAGGCAATCCCCATTTAGCGGGTGTAATAACAAGCATGACAGA from Phocaeicola dorei encodes the following:
- a CDS encoding reverse transcriptase domain-containing protein, giving the protein MRNPKNVLNNLVKHSNVSGYKFERLYRILFNEQMFYTAYQRIYAKQGNMTAGTDGKTVDEMSIQRIENLISKLRDESYKPNPAKRVYIPKKNGKKRPLGIPSFEDKLVQEVVHMILEAIYEGSFENTSHGFRPRRSCQTALTQIQDTFLGTKWFIEGDIKGFFDNIDHNVLIGILEERIADGRFIRLIRKFLNAGYIENWKYRHTYSGTPQGGIISPILANIYLDKFDKYMEVYAQSFNKGASRRLDKDYRRIKDRKNKLEKKLKSETDTKVRKDLIDKIKGYYRQMQQMPCVMEMDEEYRRLKYVRYADDFLIGVVGSHEECGQIKANITQFMKDKLKLELSAEKTLITQAQEKAKFLGYEITVRNSKATKRDKNGVLKRMFNRKVVLLLPREVVKNKLIDYKAMRVIQTNGKEDWKPKARSYMMNRKPEDIVAQFNKEIRGFYNYYSIANNVSTLCKRFGYIMEYSMYKSIAKKQSSSVRKIKKKYSKDKDFVISYTDAKGQCKCRVFYNEGFKRKDAQCDAKCDIMPNTNFLPASSLVERLKAEQCEVCGAHGKTVMHHVRALKDLTGKNEWERIMLKMHRKTLAVCPECNAKIHGNV